In Paracoccus methylovorus, a genomic segment contains:
- a CDS encoding sarcosine oxidase subunit delta — protein sequence MLTLTCPYCGIAAEETELQPGGEAHLKRFGPGSSDSEFEGYLFARKNPKGVHFERWRHAYGCGKWFLAARDTATLQVFGTYSAQTPHPTPEIVAAIQAQRPDWEPDWLAAPANTNSADTSAESPNA from the coding sequence ATGCTGACCCTGACCTGTCCCTATTGCGGCATTGCCGCCGAGGAAACCGAGTTGCAGCCCGGCGGCGAGGCACATTTGAAGCGTTTCGGCCCCGGCTCGTCCGATAGCGAATTCGAGGGCTATCTGTTCGCCCGCAAGAACCCCAAGGGCGTGCATTTCGAACGCTGGCGCCATGCCTATGGCTGCGGAAAGTGGTTCCTGGCCGCGCGCGATACTGCGACATTGCAGGTCTTTGGCACCTACAGCGCCCAGACCCCGCATCCCACGCCCGAGATCGTTGCCGCCATACAGGCGCAGCGCCCGGACTGGGAACCCGACTGGCTGGCCGCGCCGGCCAACACGAATTCCGCTGACACCTCCGCCGAAAGCCCGAACGCATGA
- a CDS encoding sarcosine oxidase subunit alpha family protein — MTDTGPFRLPRGGRLIDRAYPLPFRFDGRQMRGVAGDTLASALLANGQLMMGRSFKYHRPRGPLASGVEEPNALLGLGQGGRFEPNQRATTTPLVGGMVTTSQNAWPSLNADIGAVNNWLYRFFPAGFYYKTFMRPRAFWKHVFEPIIRRSAGLGKAPTQADPDKYEQAYAHVDVVVVGGGIAGLTAARDAGRDGRSVWLIEQTPHFGGRTPTDHADGQSRVDALLAELRALPNVTLRRSTMATGLYDHGYLLARESLADHDPNAGIPRQRLWRIRAGHVVVASGALERPLSFAGNDVPGVMLASAVRDYVSDYGVAPGRRFVVVTNNDDAYRTALVALDAGLEVVAVIDARSTAAGALPEAVRARGVRVLTGSAIAGIKGSHRVEAVKVCAHSGSGQVTETVEADCVAMSGGWSPVVHLWSHCGGKLNWSDTQSMFAPDPNRPPTGADGKAMASCAGAAAGDLLVPELTGAQAESATMPVWVMPTHATRKMKFKMWLDYQNDVKVSDVELAAQEGYHSVEHTKRYTTLGMATDQGKVSNINGLAVLSNALNQPIPATGTTTFRPPYTPLTLGTIAAEARGELFQPLRKTPMHGWHERRGAHWEPVGHWRRPYCYPKGGESHGDAVAREIRAVRDSVGTLDASTLGKIIVKGPDAGRFLDMMYTGMMSSLPVGKCRYGLICSENGFLIDDGVAARLSEDTWLVHTTTGGAERMHGHFEDWLQCEWWDWKVWTANVTEQWAQVAVVGPKARVLLERLGGMDLSPEALPFMGWAEGQIAGIPARVYRISFSGELSFEVAVPASRGLELWEKLHEAGRDLNVTPYGTEAMHVMRAEKGFIMIGDETDGTVIPQDLGMSWAISKKKPDYIGKRAQERSFMTSPDRWKLVGLESLDGRVLPDGAYAVEDGANGNGQRNTQGRVTSTYMSPTLNRPIAMGLVRHGPERMGEVLEFPVAGQESYKARIVDPVFYDKEGSRANG; from the coding sequence ATGACCGACACCGGACCTTTCCGCCTGCCGCGCGGCGGCCGCCTGATCGACCGCGCCTATCCGTTGCCCTTCCGTTTCGACGGACGCCAGATGCGCGGCGTTGCGGGCGATACGCTTGCCTCGGCCCTGTTGGCGAATGGCCAGTTGATGATGGGCCGCAGCTTCAAATACCACCGTCCGCGCGGCCCGCTGGCCTCGGGTGTCGAGGAACCCAACGCGCTTTTGGGTCTGGGGCAGGGGGGCAGATTCGAGCCTAACCAACGCGCCACCACCACACCGCTGGTCGGCGGCATGGTCACGACCAGCCAGAACGCGTGGCCCAGCCTCAACGCCGATATCGGTGCGGTGAACAACTGGCTTTATCGCTTTTTTCCGGCGGGCTTTTATTACAAGACCTTCATGCGCCCGCGCGCGTTCTGGAAACATGTGTTCGAGCCGATCATCCGCCGCTCGGCCGGGTTGGGCAAGGCGCCGACCCAAGCCGACCCTGACAAATATGAACAAGCCTATGCCCATGTCGATGTCGTGGTCGTGGGCGGCGGTATCGCCGGACTGACGGCAGCGCGCGACGCGGGCCGTGACGGCAGATCGGTCTGGCTGATCGAGCAAACCCCGCATTTCGGCGGCCGCACGCCCACTGACCATGCTGACGGACAGTCCCGCGTCGATGCGCTGCTGGCCGAACTGCGGGCGCTGCCCAACGTGACCCTGCGCCGCTCGACCATGGCGACCGGGCTTTACGATCACGGCTATCTGCTGGCGCGGGAATCGCTGGCCGATCACGACCCGAACGCGGGTATTCCCCGCCAGCGGCTGTGGCGTATCCGGGCGGGCCATGTGGTCGTGGCCTCGGGCGCGCTGGAACGTCCGCTCAGCTTTGCCGGCAATGACGTGCCCGGCGTGATGCTGGCCTCTGCCGTGCGCGATTACGTCAGCGATTACGGTGTCGCGCCGGGACGCCGGTTCGTGGTCGTCACCAATAACGACGATGCCTATCGCACCGCGCTCGTCGCGCTGGATGCGGGACTGGAGGTCGTGGCGGTGATCGACGCGCGCAGCACAGCCGCAGGGGCGCTGCCCGAGGCGGTGCGCGCGCGGGGCGTGCGGGTCCTGACCGGCAGCGCCATCGCCGGCATCAAGGGCAGCCATCGCGTCGAGGCAGTCAAGGTCTGCGCCCATTCCGGCTCTGGTCAGGTTACCGAGACTGTAGAGGCCGATTGCGTCGCCATGTCCGGCGGCTGGTCTCCGGTGGTGCATTTGTGGAGCCATTGCGGCGGCAAGCTGAACTGGTCCGACACGCAATCGATGTTCGCCCCTGACCCGAACCGCCCGCCGACCGGCGCAGATGGCAAGGCGATGGCCAGTTGCGCCGGTGCGGCAGCGGGCGATCTGCTGGTCCCCGAACTGACCGGTGCGCAGGCGGAATCGGCGACCATGCCGGTCTGGGTCATGCCGACCCACGCCACGCGCAAGATGAAGTTCAAGATGTGGCTGGATTATCAGAACGACGTGAAAGTCTCGGATGTCGAGCTGGCTGCGCAGGAAGGTTATCACAGCGTCGAACATACCAAACGCTACACCACGCTGGGCATGGCGACCGATCAGGGCAAGGTCAGCAACATCAATGGGCTTGCCGTGCTGTCCAATGCGCTGAACCAGCCGATCCCGGCCACGGGCACGACCACCTTCCGCCCGCCCTATACGCCGCTGACCCTTGGCACCATCGCCGCCGAGGCCCGGGGTGAACTGTTCCAGCCGTTGCGCAAGACCCCGATGCATGGCTGGCATGAACGCCGCGGCGCGCATTGGGAGCCGGTGGGCCATTGGCGCCGCCCCTATTGCTATCCGAAAGGCGGGGAAAGCCATGGTGACGCCGTGGCACGCGAAATCCGCGCGGTGCGGGATTCTGTCGGGACGCTGGATGCCTCGACGCTGGGCAAGATCATCGTCAAGGGGCCGGATGCGGGCAGGTTCCTCGACATGATGTATACCGGCATGATGTCCTCGCTGCCGGTCGGCAAATGCCGCTATGGCCTGATCTGCAGCGAAAACGGCTTTCTCATCGACGACGGGGTCGCCGCGCGCCTGTCCGAGGACACCTGGCTGGTCCATACCACCACCGGCGGCGCCGAGCGCATGCACGGCCATTTCGAGGATTGGCTGCAATGCGAATGGTGGGACTGGAAGGTCTGGACCGCCAACGTGACCGAGCAATGGGCGCAGGTCGCCGTGGTCGGCCCCAAGGCCCGCGTTCTGCTGGAACGGCTGGGCGGTATGGATCTGTCGCCCGAGGCGCTGCCCTTCATGGGCTGGGCCGAGGGCCAGATCGCCGGCATTCCCGCCCGCGTCTATCGCATCAGCTTTTCGGGCGAGCTTTCCTTTGAGGTGGCAGTGCCTGCCAGCCGCGGTCTTGAGCTATGGGAAAAGCTGCACGAGGCGGGCCGCGACCTGAACGTCACCCCCTATGGAACCGAGGCCATGCACGTCATGCGCGCCGAAAAGGGCTTTATCATGATCGGGGACGAAACCGACGGCACGGTGATCCCGCAGGATCTGGGCATGAGCTGGGCGATCAGCAAGAAAAAGCCCGACTATATCGGCAAGCGCGCGCAGGAGCGCAGCTTCATGACCAGTCCCGACCGCTGGAAGCTGGTGGGTCTGGAAAGCCTTGATGGCCGGGTGCTGCCCGACGGCGCCTATGCGGTCGAGGACGGTGCGAACGGCAACGGCCAGCGCAATACGCAGGGCCGCGTGACCTCGACCTATATGTCGCCCACGCTGAACAGGCCCATCGCCATGGGGCTGGTGCGGCACGGTCCCGAGCGTATGGGCGAGGTGCTGGAATTCCCGGTCGCGGGTCAGGAAAGCTACAAGGCGCGGATCGTCGATCCGGTCTTTTACGACAAGGAAGGGAGCCGGGCGAATGGCTGA
- a CDS encoding sarcosine oxidase subunit gamma, whose translation MAEALANILQVQDWGMIQIRADLTRAGDAIAGAAGLALPAQGRITSDGNRSLGWMSPDELLLVLPQAEVAEALAALSDALSTEHALVLDVSDMRAAFRIQGPKALQVLMKLCPADLAAMPEDGLRRTRAAQAACGIWREPGGYVLIGFRSVADYLRGILTGAAAPGTHLEPR comes from the coding sequence ATGGCTGAGGCGCTGGCAAATATCTTGCAGGTGCAGGACTGGGGCATGATCCAGATCCGTGCCGACCTGACACGCGCGGGCGATGCCATCGCCGGGGCGGCGGGGCTTGCGCTGCCTGCGCAGGGCCGCATCACCTCTGATGGCAATCGCAGTCTTGGCTGGATGTCCCCGGATGAGCTGTTGCTGGTCCTGCCGCAAGCTGAGGTGGCCGAGGCGCTCGCCGCCCTGTCCGATGCGCTTTCCACCGAACATGCGCTGGTGCTGGATGTCAGCGACATGCGCGCAGCGTTCCGCATTCAGGGGCCCAAGGCGCTGCAAGTGCTGATGAAGCTATGCCCCGCCGATCTGGCTGCGATGCCCGAGGACGGGCTGCGCCGCACCCGCGCCGCGCAGGCGGCCTGCGGCATCTGGCGCGAGCCGGGCGGTTACGTGCTGATCGGGTTCCGCTCGGTCGCCGACTATCTGCGCGGCATTCTGACGGGGGCGGCGGCGCCGGGAACGCATCTCGAACCGCGCTAG
- a CDS encoding superoxide dismutase, with product MAFTLPDLPYAHDALAAGGMSQETLEYHHDKHHKAYVDKLNELVAGTEWEGKSLEDIVKGTYQSGAVAQNGIFNNASQHWNHTQFWEMMAPNSGAIPGELEKALTEAFGSVDEFKKKFSEAGVGQFGSGWAWLVKDKDGSLQITKTENGVNPLCFGQTALLGCDVWEHSYYIDFRNARPKYLENFLGKLVNWENVASRL from the coding sequence ATGGCCTTCACGCTTCCCGATCTTCCCTATGCTCACGACGCGCTCGCCGCTGGCGGCATGTCGCAGGAGACGCTGGAATACCACCACGACAAACACCACAAGGCCTATGTCGATAAGCTGAACGAGCTGGTGGCCGGCACCGAATGGGAAGGCAAAAGCCTTGAGGACATCGTCAAGGGCACCTACCAATCGGGCGCCGTGGCGCAGAACGGCATCTTCAACAATGCCAGTCAGCATTGGAACCACACTCAATTCTGGGAAATGATGGCCCCGAATTCCGGCGCAATCCCGGGCGAGCTGGAAAAGGCCCTGACCGAAGCTTTCGGTTCGGTCGATGAGTTCAAGAAAAAGTTTTCCGAGGCCGGCGTCGGCCAGTTCGGTTCCGGCTGGGCCTGGCTGGTGAAGGATAAGGACGGCTCGCTGCAGATCACCAAGACCGAAAACGGCGTGAACCCGCTGTGCTTTGGCCAGACCGCGCTTTTGGGCTGCGACGTTTGGGAGCACAGCTATTACATCGACTTCCGCAATGCGCGGCCGAAGTATCTGGAAAACTTCCTCGGCAAGCTTGTGAACTGGGAAAATGTGGCTTCGCGCCTCTGA
- a CDS encoding copper chaperone PCu(A)C, protein MKPLLSALCLGLIPLAAFAQDDGTLIVHDGYARAANPRSGAAFMVVENRGSGACMLSTVTSDAAERVELHTHREEGGVMKMVKADPIRIPAGGRHELARGGDHVMLMGLKQPLGDGDTVALTLDFGPCGKVQTTLPVDNKRMPAQGAVAH, encoded by the coding sequence ATGAAACCGCTGCTGTCCGCCCTTTGCCTTGGCCTGATCCCGCTTGCCGCATTTGCGCAGGACGACGGGACGCTGATCGTCCATGATGGCTACGCCCGTGCAGCCAATCCCCGGTCCGGCGCGGCCTTCATGGTGGTCGAGAATCGCGGGTCCGGGGCCTGTATGCTATCGACGGTGACCTCGGATGCCGCTGAACGGGTGGAACTGCACACGCATCGGGAAGAGGGCGGCGTGATGAAGATGGTCAAGGCCGATCCCATCCGCATCCCTGCCGGCGGCCGCCACGAGCTGGCGCGGGGCGGCGATCATGTAATGCTGATGGGGCTGAAACAGCCGCTTGGCGATGGCGACACAGTTGCGCTGACGCTGGACTTCGGTCCCTGCGGCAAGGTCCAGACCACCTTGCCGGTGGATAACAAGCGCATGCCCGCCCAAGGTGCGGTGGCGCATTAG
- a CDS encoding arylesterase codes for MMLRTLVLILALAAMPAAAAPLRILAFGDSLTEGYGLPRKAGLVPQLQKWLRARGHDVVVVNGGLSGDTTAGGRVRIGYSLARHKPDAVIVELGGNDLLMGFSPTMVEENLDSILSQAGKDGKPLLLVGIASPDPDDPLRRDWADIWPRMAAQHDTLLMENLYQPLFDMPDDGYKTMLQPDGLHASAEGVGLIVQSLGPKVEALIAQAEARR; via the coding sequence ATGATGCTAAGAACCCTTGTCCTGATCCTGGCCCTTGCCGCTATGCCGGCAGCCGCCGCGCCCCTGCGCATCCTTGCCTTTGGCGACAGCCTGACCGAAGGATACGGCCTGCCGCGCAAGGCCGGGTTGGTGCCGCAGCTGCAAAAATGGCTAAGGGCGCGCGGCCATGACGTGGTGGTGGTGAACGGCGGGCTTTCGGGCGACACCACCGCCGGTGGACGGGTGCGGATCGGCTATTCTCTGGCCCGTCACAAGCCCGATGCGGTGATCGTCGAACTGGGCGGCAACGACCTGCTGATGGGCTTTTCCCCCACCATGGTCGAGGAGAACCTGGATTCGATCCTCAGCCAGGCCGGCAAGGACGGCAAGCCGTTGTTGCTGGTCGGCATCGCCTCCCCCGATCCCGACGACCCGTTGCGTCGCGACTGGGCCGATATCTGGCCACGTATGGCGGCCCAGCACGACACGCTGCTGATGGAAAACCTGTATCAGCCGCTTTTCGATATGCCTGACGATGGATACAAGACCATGCTGCAACCCGACGGGCTGCATGCCTCGGCCGAGGGAGTCGGGCTGATCGTGCAATCGCTTGGTCCCAAGGTGGAAGCCCTGATCGCGCAGGCCGAAGCCCGGCGCTAA
- a CDS encoding heavy metal translocating P-type ATPase, whose amino-acid sequence MEHHQSDAELTVTGMSCASCVGRVEKALRAVPGVKDPQVNLATGRAHFRLNTSDALPRAVEALEKAGYPAEPLETRLSIEGMSCASCVGRVEKALTAMPGVTSAQVNLATGSATVRHGPGIAPHVLADTVTAKGYPAQVQREAAPHLHDHGGDAAGLRRNFLIALVLTLPIFVAEMGGHAFPAFHHWLHMTIGQQTLWVLEFLLTTAVLAGPGRMFFRIGFPALLRRAPEMNSLVALGASAAWAYSTVATFAPGLLPADSVHVYFEAAAVIVTLILLGRWLEARAKGRAGDAIRRLIELAPDTAHVERDGQIVEIAVAELHPGDIVHLKPGERVAVDGVLTQGSGAIDEAMLTGEPVPVVKHPGDPVTGGTVNGASALAYRVTATGGDTVLARIIRLVADAQATKLPVQALVDRITAVFVPTVMALAALTFMLWIIFTGSLGPALVAAISVLIIACPCAMGLAVPVSIMVGTGRGAELGVLFRRGDALQNLAEARIVAFDKTGTLTQGAPALTALEAVDIDPTEALRLAAAAEARSEHPLAAAITAAARDKGLELPPAQDVRASVGRGLSARVEGRALLIGNAAALTDAGIAHAPALIAAAEGWAANGATPVHLAVDGRHAAAMALADPIRPEAAEAIAELHRLGLQTAMISGDVQPTAEAVGRKLGIDRVTAGVLPEGKLQAIREMGRGTVFVGDGINDAPALAAAETGIAIGTGTDVAIESAEVVLVGGDPAGVARAIRLSRSVMRNIRQNLFWAFGYNVALIPVAMGALVPFGGPQLSPMLGAGAMALSSVFVVSNALRLRRAV is encoded by the coding sequence ATGGAACATCATCAAAGCGATGCCGAACTGACCGTTACCGGCATGAGCTGCGCCTCTTGCGTAGGGCGCGTCGAAAAGGCGCTGCGGGCCGTCCCCGGCGTCAAGGACCCGCAAGTCAACCTGGCCACCGGCCGGGCTCATTTCCGCCTGAACACCTCCGACGCCCTGCCCCGCGCAGTCGAGGCGTTGGAGAAGGCAGGCTACCCCGCCGAGCCGCTGGAAACCCGCCTGAGCATCGAGGGGATGAGTTGCGCCTCATGCGTGGGCCGGGTTGAAAAGGCGCTGACGGCCATGCCCGGCGTGACCTCGGCGCAGGTCAATCTGGCCACTGGCAGCGCCACGGTCCGGCATGGGCCGGGCATCGCCCCGCATGTGCTGGCCGATACGGTCACCGCCAAGGGCTATCCCGCGCAAGTGCAGCGCGAAGCGGCTCCGCATCTGCACGATCATGGCGGCGACGCGGCGGGGTTGCGCCGCAACTTCCTGATCGCGCTGGTCCTGACCCTGCCGATCTTTGTCGCCGAGATGGGCGGACACGCCTTTCCGGCCTTTCATCACTGGCTGCACATGACCATCGGCCAGCAGACATTGTGGGTGCTGGAGTTCCTGCTGACCACCGCCGTATTGGCCGGGCCGGGGCGGATGTTCTTTCGCATCGGCTTTCCCGCGCTGCTGCGTCGCGCGCCCGAGATGAACAGCCTGGTCGCGCTTGGCGCCTCGGCTGCATGGGCCTATTCCACCGTGGCGACCTTTGCGCCGGGCCTGTTGCCAGCGGATTCCGTGCATGTCTATTTCGAGGCCGCCGCCGTCATCGTCACGCTGATCCTGCTGGGCCGTTGGCTTGAAGCTCGCGCCAAGGGCCGGGCCGGCGATGCCATCCGCCGTCTGATCGAGCTTGCCCCCGACACCGCCCATGTCGAGCGTGACGGCCAGATCGTGGAAATCGCCGTGGCCGAGCTGCATCCCGGCGACATCGTGCATCTGAAACCCGGCGAACGGGTGGCCGTGGACGGCGTGCTGACCCAGGGCAGCGGCGCCATCGACGAAGCCATGCTGACCGGAGAGCCCGTACCTGTCGTCAAACACCCCGGCGATCCGGTGACGGGCGGGACGGTGAACGGCGCCTCGGCGCTGGCCTATCGCGTAACCGCCACCGGCGGCGACACGGTGCTGGCCCGCATCATCCGCCTTGTCGCCGACGCGCAGGCCACCAAGCTGCCGGTTCAGGCGCTGGTGGACCGGATCACCGCGGTTTTCGTGCCCACCGTGATGGCGCTTGCGGCGCTGACCTTTATGCTGTGGATCATCTTTACCGGCTCGTTGGGTCCGGCGCTGGTCGCGGCGATCTCGGTCCTGATCATCGCCTGCCCCTGCGCCATGGGGCTGGCCGTGCCGGTCTCGATCATGGTCGGCACAGGGCGGGGCGCAGAACTGGGCGTGTTGTTCCGGCGCGGCGATGCGCTGCAAAACCTGGCCGAGGCCCGCATCGTCGCCTTTGACAAGACCGGCACGCTGACGCAAGGCGCCCCCGCGTTGACCGCCCTTGAGGCCGTGGACATCGACCCGACCGAAGCCCTGCGCCTTGCCGCCGCGGCCGAAGCGCGCTCGGAACATCCTCTGGCCGCCGCCATCACGGCCGCCGCGCGGGACAAGGGTCTGGAACTGCCCCCGGCCCAAGACGTCAGGGCCTCGGTCGGGCGCGGCCTTTCAGCCCGGGTCGAAGGGCGCGCCCTGCTGATCGGCAATGCCGCCGCGCTGACGGATGCGGGCATCGCGCACGCTCCCGCCCTGATCGCGGCAGCCGAGGGCTGGGCGGCGAATGGCGCAACCCCGGTGCATCTGGCCGTGGACGGACGCCATGCCGCCGCCATGGCACTGGCCGATCCGATCCGCCCCGAGGCCGCCGAAGCCATCGCCGAGCTGCACCGGCTTGGCCTGCAAACCGCAATGATCTCGGGCGACGTGCAGCCCACGGCCGAGGCGGTGGGACGCAAGCTGGGCATCGACCGCGTGACAGCCGGGGTCCTGCCCGAAGGCAAGCTGCAAGCCATCCGTGAAATGGGTCGGGGCACGGTCTTTGTCGGTGACGGCATCAATGACGCCCCGGCACTGGCTGCCGCCGAAACCGGCATCGCCATCGGCACCGGCACCGACGTGGCCATCGAATCGGCCGAGGTGGTTCTGGTGGGCGGCGATCCGGCGGGCGTGGCGCGGGCAATCCGCCTGTCACGCAGCGTCATGCGCAATATCCGGCAGAATCTGTTCTGGGCCTTCGGGTATAATGTCGCCCTGATTCCCGTGGCGATGGGTGCGCTGGTCCCCTTTGGCGGACCGCAACTGTCGCCCATGCTGGGGGCCGGGGCGATGGCGCTGTCCTCGGTCTTCGTCGTCAGCAACGCGTTGCGATTGAGGCGTGCCGTATGA
- a CDS encoding L,D-transpeptidase: MNRRQMLMASLPLVAAPSLVFAQSKAQPAAVTTKAEPKRDPYAPTEVSIRNDFEVGSIVVVSKDFFLYHVVAPGRAIRYGVAVGKNELVWKGRATVGRKTEWPSWTPTPAMIKRNPGQYAKWADGMPGGPSNPLGARALYLYDAKGNDTSIRIHGTTEPNSIGRAVSNGCIRMRNEAVMDLFEQVPTGTPVYVY; this comes from the coding sequence ATGAACCGCAGACAGATGCTGATGGCCTCGTTGCCGCTGGTAGCCGCGCCTTCGCTGGTTTTTGCCCAAAGCAAGGCGCAGCCCGCGGCGGTGACCACGAAAGCCGAACCCAAGCGCGACCCCTATGCCCCGACCGAAGTCTCGATCCGCAATGATTTCGAGGTGGGCAGCATCGTCGTGGTCTCCAAGGACTTCTTCCTTTATCACGTCGTCGCGCCGGGCCGGGCGATCCGCTACGGCGTCGCCGTGGGCAAGAATGAGCTGGTCTGGAAGGGCCGCGCCACCGTCGGCCGCAAGACGGAATGGCCAAGCTGGACCCCGACGCCGGCGATGATCAAGCGCAATCCGGGGCAATATGCCAAATGGGCGGACGGCATGCCGGGCGGCCCCAGCAACCCGCTGGGCGCGCGGGCGCTGTATCTTTACGATGCCAAGGGCAACGACACCTCGATCCGCATCCACGGCACGACCGAGCCGAATTCGATCGGCCGCGCCGTCTCGAACGGCTGCATCCGCATGCGCAACGAGGCGGTGATGGACCTGTTCGAGCAGGTTCCGACGGGAACGCCGGTCTACGTCTACTAA
- the mnmH gene encoding tRNA 2-selenouridine(34) synthase MnmH → MDICLTSLSDPVLAGFDTIIDARSPQEFAEDHLPGAINLPVLSDEERAQVGTIYKQISPFDARKLGGAMVAANAARHIAGPLAGFGGGWRPLIYCWRGGQRSGAFATILAQIGWRVGRVEGGYKAWRALVVQRVQHTPIGSAVVVLDGNTGSAKTEILHRLAARGHQFLDLEGLANHRGSLFGAMPGGQPSQKLFESRLAVALEALDPARPLLVEAESSRIGDLNLPRVIWQAIIAAPRLHLAVPIQARAAYTARAYAESCADPEGVARIVNLLRPLHPADRIKDWFRRIDAADWTGLSEGLMRDHYDPRYEKHRMRHDDGRGPVVALENLDDLDSAASAVEGALARL, encoded by the coding sequence GTGGACATCTGTCTGACATCGCTGTCGGATCCGGTGCTTGCCGGGTTCGACACCATCATCGACGCGCGCTCGCCCCAGGAATTTGCCGAGGATCACCTGCCCGGCGCGATCAACCTGCCGGTGCTGTCGGACGAGGAACGCGCCCAGGTCGGCACGATCTATAAACAGATTTCCCCCTTTGATGCCCGCAAGCTGGGCGGCGCAATGGTCGCCGCCAATGCCGCGCGCCATATCGCCGGGCCGCTGGCGGGCTTTGGCGGCGGCTGGCGGCCGCTGATCTATTGCTGGCGCGGCGGGCAGCGGTCGGGTGCATTCGCCACTATCCTGGCACAGATTGGCTGGCGGGTGGGTCGGGTTGAGGGCGGCTACAAGGCATGGCGTGCGCTGGTGGTCCAGCGGGTGCAGCATACGCCCATCGGCTCGGCCGTGGTGGTGCTTGACGGCAATACCGGCAGCGCGAAAACCGAAATCCTGCACCGCCTTGCTGCGCGCGGTCATCAGTTCCTTGATCTGGAGGGGCTGGCGAACCATCGCGGCAGCCTGTTCGGCGCCATGCCCGGCGGTCAGCCCAGCCAAAAGCTGTTCGAAAGCCGCCTTGCCGTGGCGTTGGAGGCGCTGGACCCCGCCCGCCCGTTGCTGGTCGAGGCGGAAAGCTCGCGCATAGGCGATCTGAACCTGCCTCGCGTTATCTGGCAGGCCATCATCGCCGCGCCTCGGCTGCATCTGGCGGTTCCGATTCAGGCGCGTGCCGCCTATACAGCCCGCGCCTATGCCGAAAGTTGCGCCGATCCCGAGGGGGTGGCGCGGATCGTGAACCTGTTGCGCCCCCTGCATCCCGCCGACCGGATCAAGGACTGGTTCCGCCGTATCGACGCCGCCGACTGGACCGGCCTGTCGGAAGGGCTGATGCGCGATCATTACGATCCGCGCTATGAAAAGCACCGGATGCGCCATGACGACGGGCGGGGCCCGGTGGTGGCGCTGGAGAATCTGGACGATCTGGACTCAGCCGCCTCGGCGGTCGAGGGGGCGCTGGCCCGCCTTTAG
- a CDS encoding purine-nucleoside phosphorylase, with protein sequence MSKSVELARLIRDRAGEEAPEYGLILGSGLGHLSAAVEGVAIPYSDLPGFPHAGVSGHVPQLVVGWLEGRRVAVLGGRAHYYESGRADAMRPTLEVLQALGCERLILTNAAGSLQADMPPGALMLLADHIAFAGTNPLIGEPSEARFVPMTDAHDPVIRAGLKAAAEAEGVDLPEGVYCWFSGPSFETPAEIRAARVLGADAVGMSTVPEVILARFLGLRCAAVSVITNMGAGLSDESISHEHTKAMAPLGAVKLEKVLRRFLRDFGG encoded by the coding sequence ATGTCAAAGAGCGTTGAGCTTGCCCGATTGATCCGGGACCGTGCCGGCGAAGAAGCGCCGGAATACGGCCTGATCCTGGGCTCGGGTCTGGGGCACCTGTCGGCGGCGGTCGAGGGCGTGGCCATTCCCTATTCCGACCTGCCGGGCTTTCCCCATGCCGGTGTCTCGGGTCATGTGCCGCAACTGGTCGTTGGCTGGCTGGAGGGGCGGCGTGTCGCTGTGCTGGGCGGGCGGGCGCATTATTACGAATCGGGGCGTGCGGATGCCATGCGCCCCACGCTGGAGGTGCTGCAGGCGCTGGGGTGCGAACGGCTGATCCTGACCAATGCGGCCGGCAGCTTGCAGGCTGATATGCCGCCCGGCGCGCTGATGCTGCTGGCCGATCACATCGCCTTTGCCGGCACCAACCCGCTGATCGGCGAACCTTCCGAGGCGCGTTTCGTACCGATGACCGATGCGCATGATCCGGTGATCCGCGCCGGGCTGAAAGCCGCCGCCGAGGCCGAGGGCGTGGATCTGCCCGAAGGCGTCTATTGCTGGTTTTCGGGACCGAGCTTCGAAACCCCGGCCGAGATCCGCGCCGCGCGCGTGCTGGGCGCCGATGCTGTCGGCATGTCCACGGTGCCCGAGGTGATCCTGGCGCGGTTCCTGGGCCTTCGCTGCGCCGCCGTCTCGGTGATCACCAACATGGGCGCAGGGCTGTCCGACGAATCGATCAGCCATGAACATACCAAGGCCATGGCCCCACTGGGGGCAGTAAAGCTGGAAAAGGTGCTGCGGCGTTTCCTGCGCGACTTTGGCGGCTAA